In the genome of Photobacterium sp. TLY01, one region contains:
- the acnA gene encoding aconitate hydratase AcnA: protein MNARISKDSFHSKKTLDIGGQHFDYFDLTALRHLGEVDRLPFSLKVLLENLLRFEDGDTVTESDIQSIIDWLDTRRSDKEIQYRPARVLMQDFTGVPAVVDLAAMRDAMTRAGKDPDSINPQSAVDLVIDHSVMVDVYASEQAFARNVELEMQRNIERYQFLRWGQQAFTNFRVVPPGTGICHQVNLEYLGQSVWQDSGVLYPDTLVGTDSHTTMINALGVLGWGVGGIEAEAAMLGQPISMLIPEVIGFHLSGKLHPGVTATDLVLTVTEMLRKKGVVGKFVEFYGPGLDALPLADRATIANMAPEYGATCGFFPVDQETLRYMRLSGRSETLITRVEAYAKANAMWRDSSQPEPFYTDTLALALDEVVPSLAGPKRPQDRVPLPEIKTATDDLLALSGLEPEQQIQVDLGDSGEESKGKSFSLTHGDVVIAAITSCTNTSNPSVMLAAGLLAKNAVEKGLQTKPWVKSSLAPGSKVVTRYFEASGLQDYLDKLGFNLVGYGCTTCIGNSGPLLAPIEKAINDANLTVSSVLSGNRNFEGRVHPLVKANWLASPPLVVAFALAGTTRIDLTQAPLGHDSHGQPVYLKDIWPSQEDITQAMREVKSSLFEQEYADIFAGDDIWQQITINQGNTYQWRPDSTYVRRPPYFDEITQPLKPLKDIENAAILALFGDSITTDHISPAGNIKADSPAGHYLQAQGIEPADFNSYGSRRGNHEVMMRGTFANIRIKNLMLKGKEGGYTIYQPTGEEVSIYDAAMRYQDQNIPLVIFAGKEYGTGSSRDWAAKGTSLLGVKAVLAESFERIHRSNLVGMGVIPVELPEGLLASLSLTGKEKIHLKGIDSLSPGAKLTLEITNEQGQESQYSVKARVDTRTEMAYLKAGGILHYVLRTMISAE, encoded by the coding sequence ATGAATGCACGAATTTCAAAGGACAGTTTTCACAGTAAAAAAACCTTGGACATAGGTGGTCAGCACTTTGATTATTTTGATCTGACCGCACTACGTCATTTAGGGGAAGTTGATCGCTTACCTTTCTCTCTCAAAGTGTTACTGGAGAACCTGCTCAGGTTTGAAGATGGTGACACGGTCACTGAATCTGATATTCAATCCATCATTGACTGGCTTGATACCCGCCGTTCCGATAAAGAAATTCAATACCGGCCAGCCCGTGTGCTGATGCAGGATTTTACCGGTGTGCCGGCTGTGGTCGATCTGGCTGCGATGCGCGATGCCATGACCCGTGCAGGCAAAGACCCCGACAGTATCAATCCTCAGTCGGCGGTTGATTTGGTGATCGATCATTCTGTGATGGTGGATGTCTACGCCTCGGAACAGGCGTTTGCCCGAAACGTTGAACTTGAAATGCAGCGTAATATCGAACGCTATCAGTTTTTGCGCTGGGGGCAGCAGGCCTTTACTAATTTTCGTGTTGTTCCGCCGGGAACGGGCATTTGTCATCAGGTCAATCTGGAATACCTTGGACAGTCTGTGTGGCAGGACAGTGGCGTCTTGTATCCGGATACCCTGGTCGGAACCGACTCGCATACCACGATGATTAATGCCTTGGGTGTGCTTGGCTGGGGTGTTGGCGGCATTGAGGCTGAAGCCGCTATGCTCGGCCAGCCGATCTCTATGCTCATCCCTGAAGTGATTGGTTTTCATCTGAGTGGCAAATTACATCCGGGCGTGACGGCAACCGATCTGGTGTTAACTGTTACTGAGATGCTGCGAAAAAAAGGGGTGGTGGGTAAATTCGTGGAATTTTACGGCCCCGGCTTAGATGCCCTGCCTCTGGCTGATCGGGCGACCATTGCCAATATGGCACCGGAATACGGTGCAACCTGCGGGTTCTTTCCTGTTGATCAGGAAACGCTGCGCTATATGCGCCTTTCCGGGCGCAGTGAGACTCTGATTACCCGTGTTGAAGCCTATGCCAAAGCCAATGCCATGTGGCGGGACTCCAGCCAGCCAGAGCCTTTCTATACAGATACACTGGCACTGGCACTGGACGAGGTTGTCCCGAGCCTGGCAGGGCCCAAGCGCCCGCAAGACAGAGTCCCGCTGCCTGAGATTAAAACCGCGACAGATGATTTGCTGGCACTGAGCGGTCTGGAACCGGAGCAGCAAATCCAGGTCGATTTGGGCGACTCTGGCGAGGAGAGTAAAGGGAAGAGCTTTTCACTGACACATGGGGATGTTGTGATTGCCGCCATCACATCCTGCACCAATACCTCGAATCCCAGCGTGATGTTAGCTGCGGGTTTACTGGCGAAAAATGCAGTGGAGAAAGGTCTGCAGACCAAGCCCTGGGTGAAAAGCTCCCTTGCGCCAGGTTCGAAAGTGGTGACCCGGTATTTTGAGGCATCTGGCCTGCAAGATTATCTGGATAAGTTGGGGTTTAATTTAGTGGGGTATGGCTGTACGACCTGTATCGGGAATTCAGGTCCCTTACTTGCCCCAATCGAAAAAGCCATCAATGATGCCAACCTGACCGTTTCTTCGGTGCTGTCGGGTAACCGAAACTTTGAAGGTCGCGTCCATCCGCTGGTGAAAGCGAACTGGCTGGCTTCTCCGCCGCTGGTCGTGGCTTTTGCTTTGGCGGGCACGACACGGATTGATTTGACCCAAGCGCCGCTGGGTCATGACAGTCATGGTCAGCCGGTGTATCTGAAAGATATCTGGCCTTCTCAGGAAGACATCACTCAGGCGATGAGGGAAGTGAAGAGCAGCCTGTTCGAGCAGGAATATGCGGATATTTTTGCCGGCGACGACATCTGGCAGCAGATCACCATCAATCAAGGGAATACTTATCAGTGGCGGCCAGACTCGACTTACGTCCGGCGTCCTCCCTATTTTGACGAGATCACGCAGCCGCTAAAGCCGCTGAAAGATATTGAAAATGCAGCCATTCTGGCGCTGTTTGGTGACTCAATCACGACCGACCATATCTCACCGGCGGGTAACATCAAGGCAGACAGTCCGGCAGGACACTATTTACAGGCGCAGGGGATTGAACCGGCAGATTTCAATTCCTATGGGTCACGGCGCGGGAATCATGAAGTCATGATGCGCGGCACTTTTGCCAATATTCGCATTAAGAACCTGATGCTCAAGGGGAAAGAAGGCGGGTACACTATTTACCAGCCGACAGGTGAAGAAGTCTCTATTTATGATGCTGCGATGAGGTATCAGGATCAGAATATACCCCTGGTGATTTTTGCCGGGAAAGAATACGGCACGGGATCCAGCCGGGACTGGGCTGCAAAAGGGACCAGCTTACTGGGCGTAAAAGCGGTACTGGCGGAAAGTTTCGAGCGAATTCACCGTTCAAACCTGGTGGGTATGGGGGTGATTCCTGTTGAACT
- a CDS encoding thiopurine S-methyltransferase: MDAEFWHSRWAENRIGFHLNDTNPVLPYYWPKLGLQREDTVFVPMCGKSLDLTWLAEKHQQVTGVELSEIAVRAYFAEHLYLPTVTSLGNGQTLYEFDEVRIYCGDYFTAPVQPADAVYDRAALIAMPEKMRYSYVQRLLSLVKPGGKIMLVTLDYVQEEMAGPPFSVSAEEVRSLFAGCEVTHIARQEADESHPRRQQGLSRFAEEVWFIQTPA; this comes from the coding sequence ATGGATGCAGAATTTTGGCATAGCCGCTGGGCAGAGAACCGAATCGGATTTCATTTAAACGACACGAACCCGGTATTACCTTACTACTGGCCGAAGTTAGGGCTGCAACGGGAAGATACCGTGTTTGTCCCCATGTGCGGTAAATCGTTGGATCTGACCTGGCTGGCCGAGAAGCACCAGCAAGTGACGGGCGTAGAGCTGAGTGAAATCGCTGTCCGTGCTTATTTTGCCGAACATCTGTATTTACCGACTGTGACGTCATTAGGGAACGGACAGACGCTGTATGAGTTTGATGAGGTCCGTATTTACTGTGGCGACTATTTTACTGCGCCTGTTCAACCCGCAGACGCTGTGTACGACCGTGCTGCGTTGATTGCGATGCCGGAGAAGATGCGATACAGCTATGTTCAGCGCCTGCTGTCTTTGGTGAAACCTGGCGGAAAGATCATGCTGGTGACACTTGATTACGTTCAGGAAGAAATGGCGGGGCCACCGTTTAGTGTCAGCGCCGAAGAAGTGCGCTCGCTTTTCGCTGGCTGCGAAGTTACTCATATCGCGCGGCAAGAGGCTGATGAATCACATCCGCGTCGTCAGCAGGGTTTAAGTCGTTTTGCCGAAGAAGTCTGGTTTATCCAAACGCCAGCCTGA
- a CDS encoding spore gernimation protein, translating into MEKRICLSGWAKCLIVLMPGWLFLTGCSEALSVTATPVKGVDRIQRQETSLDVYCSSGICSFELESNQKVTLSVSMFYGEEQPFTKIEGVSVTGESGGSLNIAGPYQFTLEIVPQNTPVAVQVVDYYR; encoded by the coding sequence ATGGAAAAAAGAATCTGCCTGAGTGGCTGGGCAAAGTGCTTGATAGTGCTAATGCCGGGCTGGTTGTTTTTGACGGGCTGCAGTGAGGCTTTGTCTGTGACTGCGACACCCGTAAAGGGCGTAGACCGTATTCAGCGGCAAGAGACATCACTGGATGTGTACTGTTCGTCGGGAATCTGCAGTTTTGAGCTCGAAAGCAACCAGAAAGTGACATTGTCGGTCAGTATGTTTTATGGCGAAGAGCAACCCTTTACAAAAATTGAAGGCGTGAGTGTGACCGGAGAGTCCGGTGGATCGCTCAATATAGCGGGGCCGTACCAGTTCACACTTGAAATAGTTCCTCAAAATACACCGGTTGCCGTGCAGGTGGTGGACTACTACCGATAG
- a CDS encoding SulA-like leucine-rich domain-containing protein, translating to MTAQSDSIQSVTASQVYKSTFLSHSSSLSSNPVQYPIEVSFCDHEQAQLAYLLRLLKQASEQNRWIMFIGADALLDRQLLSNAGVDINKVLVLKEKHRQSTQALMAKALHMGNCSAVIASGNVQDYCNQTIHDAAIHGNSMAFIVHRTQQASSLLH from the coding sequence ATGACAGCACAATCAGACAGCATCCAATCAGTGACCGCTTCTCAGGTGTACAAATCCACTTTTCTGTCTCATTCTTCTTCCCTGAGTTCCAACCCGGTTCAGTATCCTATCGAAGTCAGTTTCTGCGATCATGAACAAGCCCAGCTCGCCTATCTGCTCAGACTGCTCAAACAGGCCAGTGAGCAAAACCGCTGGATTATGTTTATCGGTGCAGATGCGCTGCTGGATCGCCAACTGCTCAGCAATGCCGGGGTCGATATTAATAAAGTGCTGGTGTTAAAAGAAAAGCATCGTCAGTCCACTCAGGCGCTGATGGCAAAAGCATTACATATGGGGAATTGCAGCGCGGTCATCGCCAGCGGGAACGTACAGGACTATTGCAACCAAACCATTCATGATGCCGCAATTCATGGCAACTCAATGGCTTTTATTGTGCACCGAACCCAGCAAGCCAGTTCTTTACTGCATTGA
- the phnX gene encoding phosphonoacetaldehyde hydrolase, translating into MNTQVEAVIFDWAGTVVDFGSFAPTTIFVEAFKREYDFDISLAEARVPMGLGKWDHIKAVGELPDVAARWESRFGRAMSKEDIDTIYQTFMPLQVAKVSEHADLIPGTTEVVARLREQGIKLGSCSGYPRVVMNELLPAAAEKGFAPDYVVATDDLAAGGRPGPFMALQNVIALGVSHVAACVKIDDSVPGIEEGHNAGMWTVALLLSGNEAGLTEKEYLSASEHELAVAREKARKAFHACHPHYQIDTIADLPGVITDINRRLAAGERP; encoded by the coding sequence ATGAATACACAAGTAGAAGCGGTAATTTTTGACTGGGCGGGAACGGTTGTCGACTTCGGCTCCTTCGCGCCAACCACCATTTTTGTTGAAGCGTTCAAACGTGAATACGATTTTGACATTTCACTGGCAGAAGCCCGCGTCCCTATGGGGCTGGGGAAGTGGGATCATATTAAGGCGGTGGGTGAATTACCTGATGTTGCTGCCCGCTGGGAAAGCCGGTTTGGCCGCGCCATGAGTAAGGAAGACATCGATACCATCTACCAGACGTTTATGCCGCTACAGGTGGCAAAGGTTTCAGAGCATGCCGACTTGATTCCAGGTACCACCGAGGTCGTTGCCCGGCTTCGTGAGCAGGGTATCAAGCTGGGCTCCTGTTCGGGCTATCCCAGAGTTGTGATGAACGAATTGCTGCCGGCGGCGGCTGAAAAAGGGTTCGCGCCGGATTATGTGGTCGCCACCGATGATCTGGCCGCGGGCGGTCGTCCTGGCCCGTTTATGGCGTTGCAAAATGTGATTGCGCTTGGTGTCAGTCATGTGGCTGCTTGCGTCAAAATTGATGACTCAGTGCCGGGTATTGAAGAAGGTCACAATGCAGGTATGTGGACGGTTGCGCTTTTACTATCGGGCAATGAAGCGGGATTGACTGAAAAAGAATACTTGTCTGCGTCAGAGCATGAATTGGCCGTTGCGAGAGAAAAAGCACGGAAAGCCTTTCATGCCTGTCATCCACATTATCAGATAGACACAATTGCAGACTTACCCGGTGTGATTACTGATATTAATCGCAGACTGGCAGCAGGTGAGCGTCCTTAA
- a CDS encoding aspartate aminotransferase family protein, with protein MTSRQVDLSQRALACEGDTNTSSARVRWTTSISDRQTQTLLEEDSQYFLHQAMSTPCLDALESAEGIYLTDVAGKRYMDFHGNNVHQLGYGHPEILDAIQTQLAKLPFAPRRFTHQTAVDCARELTRIAGGELNRVLFAPGGTSVVGMALKLARYVTGNPKVVSLWDAFHGASLDAISVGGEACFREGMGPLMAGVERIPPPVRYRGAFPRDDDSDVHYADYLEYVIEKEGGIGAFIAEGVRNTDVQVPSQAYWQRVRDICDRHNVLLIIDDIPNGMGRSGHWFTHQAFGIEPDILCIGKGLGGGVVPMAAMLTKDRYNTATQISLGHYTHEKSPIGCAAALATIRVIEQQQLLLKVRRDAIYMAERLEAMKARLPVIGDIRGIGLLWGIELVEDRKTKVRAYDAAEQVMYRCLARGLSFKVSQGNVLQLSPPLIITREELSLAMDWLEDAIESVCKRVN; from the coding sequence ATGACATCCCGGCAGGTTGATCTGAGTCAGCGTGCGCTGGCTTGTGAGGGAGATACGAATACTTCCTCGGCGCGGGTACGATGGACAACCAGTATTTCGGACCGGCAGACGCAGACATTACTAGAGGAAGACAGTCAGTATTTTTTACATCAGGCCATGTCGACCCCTTGTCTGGACGCTCTGGAAAGCGCTGAGGGGATCTATCTGACCGATGTGGCCGGCAAACGGTATATGGACTTTCATGGCAATAATGTCCATCAGCTGGGCTACGGCCATCCGGAGATATTGGATGCCATCCAGACCCAGTTAGCCAAGCTGCCATTCGCCCCCCGGCGTTTCACCCATCAGACCGCTGTTGACTGCGCACGAGAGCTGACCCGCATTGCCGGCGGTGAGCTGAACCGTGTGCTGTTTGCGCCGGGAGGTACATCCGTAGTGGGTATGGCTTTGAAGCTGGCGCGGTATGTCACAGGCAATCCGAAAGTGGTTTCACTCTGGGATGCGTTTCACGGCGCATCGCTGGATGCGATCTCTGTGGGTGGAGAAGCTTGCTTTCGAGAAGGTATGGGGCCACTGATGGCCGGGGTTGAACGTATCCCACCGCCGGTTCGCTATCGGGGCGCTTTCCCGCGTGATGATGACTCAGATGTGCATTACGCCGATTATCTGGAATATGTGATTGAGAAAGAAGGCGGAATTGGGGCATTTATTGCAGAAGGGGTTCGAAATACCGATGTTCAGGTGCCCAGCCAGGCCTATTGGCAGCGCGTCCGGGACATTTGTGATCGCCACAATGTGCTGCTGATTATTGATGACATCCCCAATGGCATGGGGCGAAGCGGCCACTGGTTTACACACCAGGCATTCGGTATAGAACCGGATATCCTCTGCATCGGCAAGGGGCTGGGCGGCGGCGTCGTGCCAATGGCAGCCATGCTGACGAAAGACAGATACAACACAGCGACTCAGATTTCGCTGGGCCATTACACCCACGAGAAGAGCCCGATCGGCTGCGCGGCAGCGTTAGCCACCATCCGGGTCATCGAACAGCAGCAATTGCTGCTGAAGGTCCGGCGCGATGCGATCTATATGGCAGAGCGGCTGGAGGCTATGAAGGCGCGGTTGCCAGTCATAGGCGATATTCGCGGTATCGGTCTGCTGTGGGGCATTGAGCTGGTTGAAGACAGGAAAACAAAAGTACGCGCCTATGACGCGGCAGAGCAGGTGATGTACCGCTGTCTGGCGCGCGGGCTGAGCTTTAAAGTTTCTCAGGGAAATGTATTACAGCTCAGCCCGCCTTTGATTATTACCAGAGAAGAGCTGTCGCTGGCCATGGACTGGCTGGAAGACGCCATTGAATCTGTGTGCAAGCGTGTTAACTAA
- the phnW gene encoding 2-aminoethylphosphonate--pyruvate transaminase, whose translation MANSDNQYLLLTPGPLTTTQSVREAMLKDWCTWDDDYNVGVVQHIRQQLVALATAHDGYTSVLMQGSGTASVEATLGSVIPAEGKLLVINNGAYGARIAQIARCLNIPHLNWSLGEVAQPDVSELARLLAEDPAITHVAMVHCETTTGMLNPLPAVCETVKAAGKVMILDAMSSFGGIPMDIGDLGIDFLISSANKCIQGVPGFGFVIARRSLLEACRGRARSVSLDLYDQWQCMENNHGKWRFTSPTHTVRAFAQALTELEQEGGIEARFQRYQTNQKTLVAGMEKLGFQCLLAKTLHSPIITSFYSPASPAYEFKAFYDSLKAKGFVIYPGKVSDADCFRIGNIGDVHPGDIQRLLEAIQASMFWTGETAMIGEQA comes from the coding sequence ATGGCAAACTCCGACAATCAATATTTACTGCTGACGCCTGGTCCGCTGACGACAACCCAAAGCGTTCGGGAAGCCATGCTGAAAGACTGGTGCACCTGGGATGATGACTACAATGTGGGCGTGGTGCAGCACATTCGCCAGCAGCTGGTTGCCCTGGCCACCGCGCACGACGGCTACACCAGCGTGCTGATGCAGGGCAGCGGTACTGCTTCTGTGGAAGCCACCTTAGGCTCTGTGATTCCGGCAGAGGGTAAGTTACTGGTGATTAACAATGGTGCTTACGGTGCCCGCATTGCACAAATTGCCCGTTGCCTGAATATCCCGCACCTGAACTGGTCATTAGGGGAAGTGGCGCAACCTGATGTCAGTGAATTGGCACGTTTACTGGCTGAAGATCCTGCGATCACGCATGTTGCCATGGTGCACTGTGAAACAACCACAGGCATGCTGAATCCGTTGCCAGCGGTGTGCGAAACCGTGAAAGCGGCCGGCAAAGTGATGATCCTGGATGCCATGTCGAGTTTCGGCGGTATCCCGATGGATATCGGCGATTTGGGCATCGATTTTCTGATTAGCTCAGCAAACAAATGCATTCAGGGCGTTCCAGGATTTGGTTTTGTGATTGCACGCCGATCATTGTTGGAAGCATGCCGCGGACGTGCGCGTTCAGTGTCGCTAGACCTTTATGATCAGTGGCAGTGTATGGAAAACAACCATGGCAAATGGCGCTTCACATCACCAACGCACACAGTGCGTGCGTTTGCTCAGGCGTTGACCGAACTGGAACAGGAAGGGGGCATTGAAGCACGTTTTCAGCGTTATCAGACCAATCAAAAAACGCTGGTGGCAGGCATGGAAAAATTGGGCTTTCAATGCCTGCTGGCCAAGACATTACATTCACCCATTATTACCTCTTTCTATTCACCCGCTTCACCGGCATACGAATTCAAGGCTTTTTATGACAGCCTCAAAGCGAAAGGTTTTGTGATCTATCCGGGCAAAGTCTCTGATGCGGATTGTTTTCGGATAGGCAACATCGGTGATGTGCATCCGGGCGACATTCAGCGCCTGCTGGAGGCCATTCAGGCATCTATGTTCTGGACTGGTGAGACAGCAATGATCGGAGAGCAGGCATGA
- a CDS encoding putative 2-aminoethylphosphonate ABC transporter substrate-binding protein — MKKTWLVAPLTALMALSSTQAFAAQELTVYTAFETDMLAKFKTGFEKANPDIKIKWVRDSTGIMTAKLLAEKSNPRADVVWGLAGSSMALLKEEGVLKPYQPKELSKIHSNLIDPQANPAWFGNDAFFNAVCFNEKVAKQLGLSKPNTWDDLLKPEYKGHIAMPNPASSGTGYMQVSAWLQTMGEQKGWDYMAKLDQNIAHYTHSGSKPCVQAGMGEVAIGISMAIRGAKLKSQGAPIDIILPEGGVGWEAEAVGLVNTQSDAAKRLVDWSLSKDANQLYNEFYPVVGHKDVNKPVKNYPNVQQAMVKMDFSRMAVSREDVLKTWSDKFDAKSEPRS, encoded by the coding sequence ATGAAAAAGACATGGCTTGTTGCCCCCCTGACGGCATTGATGGCACTAAGCAGCACTCAGGCATTCGCTGCGCAGGAACTGACGGTCTACACAGCGTTCGAAACGGACATGCTGGCGAAATTCAAAACCGGATTTGAAAAAGCCAACCCGGATATCAAGATCAAATGGGTCCGTGACTCCACCGGTATCATGACAGCCAAACTGCTGGCCGAAAAAAGTAACCCACGCGCGGATGTGGTCTGGGGTCTGGCCGGCTCTTCAATGGCACTGCTGAAAGAAGAAGGTGTACTGAAGCCCTATCAGCCAAAGGAACTGAGCAAGATCCACAGCAATCTGATCGATCCGCAAGCCAACCCGGCCTGGTTTGGTAACGATGCCTTCTTTAATGCGGTCTGCTTCAATGAAAAAGTGGCCAAGCAACTGGGTCTGAGCAAGCCGAACACCTGGGATGACCTGCTCAAACCTGAGTACAAAGGCCATATCGCCATGCCCAACCCCGCCTCATCCGGCACAGGTTATATGCAGGTCTCAGCCTGGCTGCAAACCATGGGTGAGCAAAAAGGCTGGGATTATATGGCCAAACTGGATCAGAACATTGCCCATTACACGCACTCAGGTTCCAAGCCTTGCGTTCAGGCCGGTATGGGTGAAGTCGCCATTGGTATCTCTATGGCCATTCGTGGTGCCAAGCTGAAATCTCAGGGGGCGCCGATTGACATTATCCTGCCCGAAGGTGGCGTAGGCTGGGAAGCCGAAGCCGTTGGCCTGGTCAACACCCAATCGGATGCCGCAAAGCGTCTGGTTGACTGGTCGCTGTCGAAAGATGCCAACCAGCTGTATAACGAGTTCTACCCGGTTGTCGGCCATAAAGACGTGAACAAGCCTGTGAAGAACTACCCAAATGTTCAGCAGGCGATGGTGAAAATGGACTTCTCTAGAATGGCCGTCAGCCGTGAAGATGTGCTGAAAACCTGGTCGGATAAATTCGACGCGAAATCTGAACCGCGTTCTTAA
- a CDS encoding putative 2-aminoethylphosphonate ABC transporter ATP-binding protein yields the protein METYLKISQVGKQFGQFTALNNISLDINKGEFICFLGPSGCGKTTLLRAIAGLDLASSGTIEQAGRDITYLPPEKRDFGIVFQSYALFPNLTVYENLSLGLRNQGKSVAETDSIVSQWLDTIALPTAGNKYPSQLSGGQQQRVALARALSLSPGLLLLDEPLSALDAKVRSHLREEIRRLQRKLGITTIMVTHDQEEALAMADRIVVMNHGCIEQVGTPQEIYQNPSSRFVAEFVGQMNFLPASIVSEHQMRIGESLLPLPAAQFQRGEQVELGLRPEDLHFLPAGEKSDSSVLVRIDDLEFQGTFMRADCQLQGAHQLPTIKVDVPIRETRNLGLSRGHYLQLHIADKHTHIYRQSR from the coding sequence ATGGAAACTTACCTGAAAATCTCACAAGTCGGTAAACAGTTTGGTCAGTTTACTGCCCTGAACAACATCTCGCTGGATATCAATAAAGGTGAATTTATCTGTTTTCTTGGCCCTTCAGGCTGCGGAAAAACCACCTTGCTGCGTGCCATCGCCGGACTGGATCTGGCCAGCTCAGGCACGATTGAACAGGCTGGACGTGACATCACCTATCTGCCGCCTGAAAAACGGGACTTTGGGATTGTTTTTCAGTCCTACGCCCTGTTCCCCAATCTGACTGTCTATGAAAACCTGAGCCTTGGCTTGCGCAATCAGGGGAAATCTGTCGCAGAAACAGACAGTATCGTCAGCCAGTGGCTGGACACCATTGCCCTGCCGACAGCCGGCAACAAATACCCAAGCCAGTTATCCGGCGGACAGCAACAGCGGGTTGCACTGGCCCGAGCCTTATCATTATCACCCGGATTGTTACTGCTTGATGAACCGCTTTCGGCTTTGGATGCCAAAGTGCGATCTCACCTGCGCGAAGAGATCCGCCGCTTACAACGCAAGCTGGGTATTACCACCATTATGGTGACGCACGATCAGGAAGAAGCGCTCGCGATGGCCGACCGTATCGTGGTCATGAATCACGGTTGTATCGAACAGGTCGGCACACCACAGGAAATCTATCAGAACCCGAGTTCCCGTTTTGTCGCTGAATTTGTCGGCCAGATGAATTTCTTGCCTGCCTCAATCGTGAGTGAGCATCAAATGCGCATCGGTGAAAGCCTGCTGCCACTTCCGGCCGCTCAATTCCAGCGCGGCGAGCAGGTCGAGCTGGGACTCAGACCAGAAGATCTGCATTTTCTGCCCGCAGGTGAGAAAAGTGACAGCAGCGTGCTGGTTCGCATCGACGATCTGGAGTTTCAGGGCACCTTCATGCGTGCCGACTGCCAGCTTCAGGGCGCCCATCAGTTGCCGACGATCAAGGTAGATGTCCCTATCCGGGAGACACGCAACCTTGGCCTGAGCCGCGGGCATTATCTGCAGCTACACATTGCCGATAAGCATACCCATATCTACCGTCAAAGCCGATAA